The Variovorax sp. J2L1-78 genome segment TTCTGGCTGTTCGCGCACGTCTACTTCCTCATCGGCTTTCGCAACCGGCTGGTCGTGTTGATGGACTGGGCCAGCGCCTACTGGAGCTTCCGGCGCTATGCGCGCGTGGTAGCCGACGTGGACGGTGCGGGCAAGGGCGAGTCGTAGGCCAACGCAGGCCGGCACCCCAGCGAGCGTGCCGAACAGGCGTCAGGCGTTGCCCGGCAGCGGCGCCGCCGCGTGCACCAGCCCCGCTTGGCGAAGCTCGCGCCAGAAGTCGACGGGCACCACCTCGTTCAGCGCCGACCGGTCTTCCGCGATGCGGCTCGGCTGGCTGGCGCCCGGAATGACGGCCGCCACGGCCGGGTTGGCGAGCGCGAACTGCAGGCCGGCCGCCTTCATGCTGACGCCATGGCGATCGGCGATCGCCTTGATGCGGGCGACCTTGTCCAGGATCTGCGGCGTGGCTGGCGCGTATTCGAAGTTCGGGCCGCCGACCAGCGCGCCCGAGCTGTACGGGCCCCCCACGACAATGCCCAGCCCGCGCTCCACCACCTGCGGCATCACGCGCTGCAGTGCACGCTCGTGGTCGAGCAGCGTGTAGCGGCCGGCGAGCAGAAAGCCGTCGGGGCGCGGCGCGTCCAGCGCCAGCAGCAGCTCGATGGGCTCCACCCGATTGACGCCCAGGCCCCAGGCCTTGATCACGCCTTCGTCGCGCAGCCGGTCGAGCGTCCTGAACGCGCCCTTGCGTGCGCTCTCGAAGGCGGCCAGCCATTCGTCGCCGTAGAAATCCTGGGCCACGTCATGGACCCAGACGATCTCGATGCGGTCGGTCTTCAAGCGTTTGAGGCTGTCCTCGATCGAACGCAGCGTCGCATCCGCCGAATAGTCGTTGACGATCTTGTTG includes the following:
- a CDS encoding aldo/keto reductase, yielding MALKDLLPGKLGFGTAPLGNMFRDIPEAEARATVDAAWNDGIRYFDNAPFYGAGLAEIRMGEALADRPRDDYVISTKVGRLILDEVEDVNARDLGEKGEVFKHGRANKIVNDYSADATLRSIEDSLKRLKTDRIEIVWVHDVAQDFYGDEWLAAFESARKGAFRTLDRLRDEGVIKAWGLGVNRVEPIELLLALDAPRPDGFLLAGRYTLLDHERALQRVMPQVVERGLGIVVGGPYSSGALVGGPNFEYAPATPQILDKVARIKAIADRHGVSMKAAGLQFALANPAVAAVIPGASQPSRIAEDRSALNEVVPVDFWRELRQAGLVHAAAPLPGNA